One Rhinoraja longicauda isolate Sanriku21f chromosome 14, sRhiLon1.1, whole genome shotgun sequence genomic window, CAGAGCAATATAATTCAAGTTTACCTTTTCCAGCAGGTCCTCTTGTTTAATCTTGTCGTTTTTAAAATCTTCATTAACATTTATCTCCAAAATAGGGATATCCTTCAGGTATTCAAAGTGAAGTCTGAAATAGGTCAAAAATAAATCATAGTAACTGTTGCACGGATTTTTAGCAAATAAAAGATATATAATTTAGAATGAAATAGATGTTACTGACTTCATTGTTCGGTTATGAAGCCAGGTTTCATGCTTGTAATTTAATTTCTCGAGGTATTCCAACTCGATCCCTTGTTCCTCCTCCCGGCATCTCAGACGAAGTCGTTCCATACACTTCTACCAAAGGACAAGTGATAATAATCAGTATTCAAAAAGCTTAAAAAGATCAGATTTAAAGAAAAAAGAAATCATTGATCCTTACCTCAGGGGCTATTCTGAGATAGATTATGGCATCCAATTCAATATCTGGTTCAAATTGGCTCAATGTCCAAGCATGCCAATCTTGGTAAATGGACCATTCTGTTTCATTAAGGTTTCCAGATTCAAACAAATTTGAAGTAAATATATACCTGTTTGGGGAAAAGGAAGAGCTTACTAAACATGATCAAATAATGTACAATCTTACAGGAGGAACCAACATTAGTGTAATTTTGTATCCTCCAGACAGAATATTATATGAATAGTTTGTCTCACCTGTCACTGTACACAGATCTTTCAAAGAATTGTACAGTATGTTCTGCTTCCTGAATCTTGGAGGACAATGACTTAAGTTGTGCCCGAACTCTACTCAAGCAAGCATAAGTTTGAAACGTGTACGCCCATCTGCTTGGTTTGTCATAGAGCATCTGGAGGAGATTGCCACCACTCTTTTGGGACGTTGTAAGTTCCTTTTATGGAAAATTGAATTAAAAGAAAGTTAGGGACACTTTGCCTGGATTTGTGTTCATCAATGTCAAGTAATTCAGCCCATCACTGCTGCAAAACCAGGAGAATTTGAAGACAGGCCCATCACCgaatttccagcaactggtggtttgccacctcctttaatccagataaAATGACGAGAACCAAAATTAAAGTGGCCCTGGAAGTCTCCTTGAAAATGGGtctaggccgggtgaggtggcCGCTCTCGATCTCATCTGGACTTCGAATTAGCCCCCTGCGGCATATCTCCCGCCCAGCCGATCCATTCCCTGAGCCACAGTATCTTGGCCCGCGGCGTCCTATTTTGTACCACCGGATTCCTCTTGGAGACCCACACCAGATGGTGGACGCACTCACCGGATACATTTTTGACAAATCTCTGGCCGGCCTGGTAGTCCTGCTGGGAAAATGCAAGTTTCactgtaaaattaatttaaatgtaCAATTATCTTTGTTTCTAGCAGTCGATGCtgctttagagacatgggaggtgtataattagtgggtcagatgtgttttgTTGTATCATTATAACATGACCTCTGTTGTTCCAGCAAAACGGATAATAGGGCaaggttctggaaccaagggtgctggaaaatcggtggtgggccaGTACTAGTTTCACAACTACACATTAATTTTCCACCAGTCAGACATTAAAATCAGGGAAGGTTTGCAGATCCAGCAAGCAATGACACAagaaaatgcaggtgctggaatcttgtgcaaaaaacaATGTGGTGAAGTGCAAAGTAGGCcaagcagcatgtgtggaggaaaCGGCTAGAAatgtcctgtccattccctccacagttgttgcCCGACTCACCGagtcaccagcactttgttttttgctcaatctCAAATCTGAGTGAGATGAGACATCAAAAATACTGTTCTGTAAATTATAGTCAGGACAATTATTTCAGAAAAGTTAAGGCAGAAGTTGAACATGCATTATTTGTTGAATCTTTCAGCCTTTAAAAAAACCTACTTATTTTAGAAATTGGGCAGAAAAATGGCTACGAACAATCATGATTCGGAAGCTAAGCAAAATATATTAGACAATCTTTGTTTACCTGGAATTCATTTTCAGTAGTTTGCACGTTACACCATTTCGCAATAGGTTCAGGAACGACTTCCCACTCATCACTGGCTTTATCCAACATTTGGAGAAAAGTAGATTTCCCTGCAGCTATTGGAATATAAACGCAGGGTTATACTTTTAATTTCAACAAAAGCATCACATGAGCACATCTACAAATATTCATCAAAGGAATTTAACTCAAATGACATAGAAGTCACTACGTTTTTATACAATAAATATCTATTCCAATTTCCAGGTACTGTTTCTTCACCAGATTAATTGGTGAGGCAAAATATCGGACTGCCGAGGTAAAGTATAAAACAACAAAATCAAATTAAATTAACATTTGTCAATTAGAAACACAAGTGTAACACAACTGGTAGTGAGAATAGTCCGAGCTGACCGGAAGATTTCCCGCGCAACTACCCACTAGACTTTGACAGTTGGAACTTTGTTACAAGGTGTAGAATTTTACACGAGAACACACATAATTGATCCGGTTATTATGCTTCAACTTTATCCTTGAGAAAACACTATTTCTAAAATGAAAGATCTCTCTCTATTACCTCAGACAATACAATGGAAACTTCCAACCCGCCAAAAACACAAGGCGTCTATTTCTAGTCATTACTCTTTAAAAAAtccaaaattaaatttaaaaatcccGAAAAGTGAGATTATCACCATCATATATTCACCCTGTAATCAACGCTGTTATATTAATTCGGAGACCGAGATCAATTAACAtgcatttgttttcatttcagaaatAACTGTAATCTATTTCACTCACCGATATTCCCTTCGATGGATATCTTTTTCACTCTCTTTTCAAAACTGTCATTGAAAAGGGGGCTAGCGCACACTATTTTTGGAGGAATAGCCATCCTTTTTCTGGTCGAAACTGCAGCTTCTCGCTGTCAGCGCTGGAGACGTTTGAAAGTGGCGGGATCTGATCAGATGACTCCGGCATTTGTACCGCCTTTTCCCGGCCGCTCCTCTTTGATAGCACAATTTAATCCACCCCCAGGAACTGCGTAACAACACAAACTATTGTACTGTAAGTAATTACCATCATTCTTCGTGCCCTTGCATTATTACCctagaaaaaaatgaaaaataacgGCGGTATTTTCATTAAAAATGAACACGAACAGAAACTCAAAAAGTGTTCAAAGGAAGAGCTAATTTCCAATTAAGTAATAAGGTTTTCGGCGCTACCTCAAACACGAATTGCAGTTAACTTTTCTTTCGCTGGTGGCAAAAACGTGAAAGATCCGAATTGAATGCTGCAAGAAAAATACAATCGGTCTTTAATTCATGTTCTAAGGACTAATAGTAGATCACCGATGTATTATTTTAGTATACCACGTGTTTTGGTTAAGATGCTAAACTTATATTTATAGTCAAACTATACTGTTATAATTTTTTTGCTACCCAAAAGCAAACTATTCTGATCAACTGATGATTCTGCCTCGTTTCATTTTCCCCTTCATTACATTGATTTTAGTCACTATAAACGTGCCCTCTGGTGAAAACAGCAGTACAGAATATATTACCAATTGGATGATTTACAGATATTCTCAAACCTCCTTGAAAAAGTGCAAAATGTCCATTGACACCTAGATTTCCCTTGCCtaggtggaaacatagaaaatagatgcaggagtaggccattcggcccttcagccagcaccgccattcaatatgatcatggctgatcatctaaaatcagtaccccgttcctgcttttttccccatatcccttgattcctttagccccaagtgaagcatcactccctgacaagctcaatgcgttctaagcacgctttgatagggagaacactgatgtgccttcccgagccCCCATACACCCTGATGGTATTAGTCAGTTACAGAAGctgacgtcagaagatccttcaggcgGGTGAACCCTCGTAAagcgtctggacctgatggtatacccagtcgagttctcaaaacctgtgcagaccaactggctggagtttatgcagacattttcaacctctcattactgaagtCTGacattcccacctgctttaagagggcatcaataatacccaagaagagtaaggtagcTTGCCTTAACGACAATCGACCAGTGgcacaatatatatattatatatgtgtgtacttgtgagcacgtgtgtatatatactgaactttttttcgctcGTTTAGTACATTGTttacagtactatgtttacatgttctgttgtgctgcaacaagtatgaatttcattgttctatctgggacatatatgacaatacaacactcttgattcttgggctaaatctaactctctcttgaaaagattggcccccactgccttctgtggcagagaattccacagattcacaactctctgggtgaaaaggtttttcctcatctaagtcctaaatggcctaccccttattcttaaaccgtgacctgtGGAGAAGCAGTATGCAGATTGGCATAGAGAACTTTGATTCTAAGCTTTGGGAGCAGGCATATCCCCAGTACAAATGATGTGAAGAAGTGCACAAACTCACAAACTAAATCCAGTCCCTCTTGGCCCATCTGTAGGAGATACTGCGTTTAACATCAGTTATTTCAACCCAGAAAAATAGAGTGAAGCAGATCATCTTCCAACCTGAGGGACTCCCTAAGAAGAAAGGTTACTAATCATACAAGCATTAAGTTGCTGAAATATGACAAAACCCATCTGATCCACAAGTgggtttttgatttttttttccttatctaCAGTCTAGATGCAACTTCAGTCCATACTAAAGAAAGTTATTAAACAATCCTTTACAAGGCACTCAGTTTTATCAAAATCCTAACTCCAAGACCCTTCACCAACTTCTGGGTGAGAAGGGAAATGGGAATAAATGCTGCTCTTACCTTGATGCAAACATCATGAGGTcgaacaaatgaaaaaaaaatctgaagagCCTGAAATGTCACAGcctatattttctttttttttaaatcttaatgCTTGTACGATTGGTAACctttttaaaaatagatcaaaacactAAATTTGTAACACTTTCTGTCATTAATTTTGTTTTCAAGCATTTAGAATTTTCTACTTTTAACACTGGCAAGTGGTCTTCAATATTTTGCCAACTGATCATTCACGATTGAAATGCAATTATGTTGGCACAGTATGTGAGCACACTGCCGGAATGAATTCCATCAGAATTTCCGACATTTACATTTCATTTTAGCTTTATTTAAAATCTCAAGTACATCCACATGTGAGCACTTTCCTGTAGGTGCTGCTGCGTAACTATTTTTTCCTCCTTCGAAGCCTGTAAAATCTAATGGGCTTCAGGTGCCTGGGCCCCAAGCTCTGGAATGTACCTCAATgccaaattttatttgataaGACTTCTGTGAAGCATATTTGAAAGTGTGAATACATCACAATCAATCTAGATCATTATCAAATCAAACTTGAAggtttcagaaaatgctggagtaactcagcaggtca contains:
- the LOC144600090 gene encoding deoxycytidine kinase 2 isoform X1 — encoded protein: MAIPPKIVCASPLFNDSFEKRVKKISIEGNIAAGKSTFLQMLDKASDEWEVVPEPIAKWCNVQTTENEFQELTTSQKSGGNLLQMLYDKPSRWAYTFQTYACLSRVRAQLKSLSSKIQEAEHTVQFFERSVYSDRYIFTSNLFESGNLNETEWSIYQDWHAWTLSQFEPDIELDAIIYLRIAPEKCMERLRLRCREEEQGIELEYLEKLNYKHETWLHNRTMKLHFEYLKDIPILEINVNEDFKNDKIKQEDLLEKVKAFLQTL
- the LOC144600090 gene encoding deoxycytidine kinase 2 isoform X2 — translated: MLYDKPSRWAYTFQTYACLSRVRAQLKSLSSKIQEAEHTVQFFERSVYSDRYIFTSNLFESGNLNETEWSIYQDWHAWTLSQFEPDIELDAIIYLRIAPEKCMERLRLRCREEEQGIELEYLEKLNYKHETWLHNRTMKLHFEYLKDIPILEINVNEDFKNDKIKQEDLLEKVKAFLQTL